GGGCGCCATGGTCTATCCGTCCACAATCATCGGCGTCGCCATCGTGGTTACGGCGTTGTTGTTGGTGTTTGTGGTTCCGATGTTCCAGGAGATGTTTGAAGGCGCCGGTGTTCCCCTTCCCCTGCCGACTCAGATCCTCATCAATATCAGTGAGATGATCAAAAGCTATATCATCTTCGCGGTGGTCGGTAGCATTGTCGGCGTCATCGCGTTCATCTATTTTTACAGAACGCCCGCCGGGCGACGGATAGTGGATGAGTTGATGCTGAAACTCCCTGTCTTCGGGCCGCTGTTGATAAAGGTGGCCGTCGCCCGGTTCACCCGCACCCTCGGAACCATGATATCCAGCGGCGTTCCGATACTGGACGCCCTGGAGATCACCGCCAAGACATCCGGAAACGTCATCGTTGAGCAGGACGTCATGAACACCAGGACCGGGATCACCGAGGGAAAAACCATCGCGGAGCCGTTGAGTCAGAGCAGGGTGTTCCCGCCGATGGTCGTCCAGATGGTCTCGGTGGGCGAGGCCACCGGTAATATGGACGCCATGCTCAACAAGGTCGCGGATTTCTATGACGACGAGGTGGACGTGGCGGTGGAAGCGCTGACGTCCTTGTTGGAGCCGATGTTGATGGTGTTTCTCGGTATCGTCGTGGGCGGTATGGTTATGGCGCTGTACCTGCCGATCTTCAATATGGCCGAAGCCATGGGTTAAACGGCCGCGTATTCAACAACGGCGACCGACGGCACTCGGGATGGTCGCCGAAGGTTCAGTATATACACAGAGATATCTCTAACAAGGGCGCTCGGATTTCCGAAGCGCCCTTATGGTGTGGGCATGATCAAACACGTTGACGAACGCAAAAAAATCGATATCAAGAAGAACATCGAATGGCTGATGTTCCTTCGCGTTGTCGTGATTTCTGTGCTGCTGGGAGCGTCGGTCATATTTCAATATACCGCCAAAGGAACGATAGCCTTCTTCGGCAGGGAACTGATATACCTGTACCTCCTCATCGGGTTCACCTATTTTCTGACCGGTGTGTATATCGTTATCATCCCCCGGGTGAAAAACCTGAGGGCGTTTGCATATCTTCAGATATTCTGGGACGTGATGCTGATTACCGGGTTGGTTATTTTGACAGGCGGGATCGACAGTATCTTCACGTTTTTGTACATCCCCCTCATCATAGCCGCAAGTATTATACTTTATCGCTCAGGAGGCTTTATCATCGCGTCGATCTCCAGCATTCTATACGGGATCGTCGTCGATCTGATTTTTTTTGGCTTTATTGCTCCATATGGTTCCACGGCCCGTCTGGAATACAGCGACAGTTATATTTTCTATAATATCTTTATTAATATCGCCGCATTCTACCTTGTGGCGTTTCTGTCGGGCTATCTGGCCGAACAGGTGAAAAGGACGGGCGAGGAACTTATTGAGAAGAGAATCGATTTTGAGGAGTTGAAGATTCTCAATAACGAAATCATGCAGAATATACAGACCGGCCTGATTACTATAAACAAGGACGGACAGATAATTTCCATCAACCGCCAGGCGGAGCTGATTACCGGCAAAAGCCTCAAGGAAGTATGGATGAGCCATATCGATGATGTGTTTCCGAACCTGCTGGAGAATGTGGACTTCCCAAACCTGGTGTATATGGAGCCGGGCCTCAATCGCTGGGATAAGGAGTTTATTTCACATACGGGTCGGAAGTACCAACTCGGATTTTCCATGTCTCCGCTGGCTACGCACACCGATGGAGAGACCGGGAAGGTCATACTCTTCCAGGACATCACCCGCATCAGGGAGATGGAACATGAGATCAAACGGTCCGACAGGCTCGCCACCCTGGGAAAGCTTGCCGCCAACCTCGCCCATGAGATCAGGAACCCTCTAGCGGCCATGAGCGGTTCCATCCAAATGCTCAATCAGGATATGTCGTTGTCGGGTGAGAACAAACATCTGATGAATATAGTTCTTCAGGAGATTGATCGATTGAATCACCTGATTACAGATTTTCTCATGTACGCCCGTCCCACTGAACCCAAACGCCATACGCTTGATCTGAAGAATGTTATCACTGAGACCATCGCGCTTTTTCGTAACACTCCCAAGGGCACACATAATATATCAATCGAAACGGAGTTTTACGGCGACTCCGTAACCGACGGCGATTACATGCAGCTCAAGCAGGTGTTTTGGAATATATTTCTGAATTCCGCAGAGGCGATGCCCGAAGGAGGCGTTATTTCCGTTTCGATGCAAAACACGAATGATGCGGCGGATGGCATGATTGAGACGAGGATTCGTGACACCGGCCCCGGAATCAACACGAAGATACGGGAGTTGGTTTTCGACCCCTTCTTTTCCACGAAGGACGGCGGCACCGGCCTTGGCCTGTCGACGGTGAGGCAGATCATCGAGACCCACGGCGGTAGTGTCGTCGTCGGAAACGCCGATACGTCGGGGACGGAAATCATCATCCAGCTCAAGGGGCACAAAGAGGCGGTGTCGCCCGCCGATCCGGCGCCAAAAAAATAGTCTCTCGTTCGCTGGAATGTGATTCATCCAGAACGTCGTTATCAGTTCACATCCCTCCCTCGGTATCGTTTCTTAGAAATCGGTTGACTTTCAAAAAGACAGATGATACAGTTTTTTATCGTTTTCCCCTGTGAATTTGTTACACATCTTTTATCGTTGTTATTATCGGGAGGAATTCAGTCATGCCGACATGGGAAATCGGGAAAATAGGCGACATTGCGCCGATTACGGTACTTCTTATCGAGAGCGATCAATCATACGCCCGGCTTATTAAAGAAATTATCTCCGGTATCTC
This is a stretch of genomic DNA from Candidatus Zymogenaceae bacterium. It encodes these proteins:
- a CDS encoding type II secretion system F family protein, which codes for MPVFKYTGKDSSGNNKSGEIEAANQAAATAMLRQQKISPSSITEKKSEGLSMEITIPGLEAKPDKKDLTIFTRQFATMIDAGLPLVQCLDILASQQEKKTFKIIITKIKEDVESGSTFADALAKHPKLFDSLYVNLVAAGEIGGILDTILNRLAAYIEKAESLKRKVKGAMVYPSTIIGVAIVVTALLLVFVVPMFQEMFEGAGVPLPLPTQILINISEMIKSYIIFAVVGSIVGVIAFIYFYRTPAGRRIVDELMLKLPVFGPLLIKVAVARFTRTLGTMISSGVPILDALEITAKTSGNVIVEQDVMNTRTGITEGKTIAEPLSQSRVFPPMVVQMVSVGEATGNMDAMLNKVADFYDDEVDVAVEALTSLLEPMLMVFLGIVVGGMVMALYLPIFNMAEAMG
- a CDS encoding PAS domain S-box protein, coding for MIKHVDERKKIDIKKNIEWLMFLRVVVISVLLGASVIFQYTAKGTIAFFGRELIYLYLLIGFTYFLTGVYIVIIPRVKNLRAFAYLQIFWDVMLITGLVILTGGIDSIFTFLYIPLIIAASIILYRSGGFIIASISSILYGIVVDLIFFGFIAPYGSTARLEYSDSYIFYNIFINIAAFYLVAFLSGYLAEQVKRTGEELIEKRIDFEELKILNNEIMQNIQTGLITINKDGQIISINRQAELITGKSLKEVWMSHIDDVFPNLLENVDFPNLVYMEPGLNRWDKEFISHTGRKYQLGFSMSPLATHTDGETGKVILFQDITRIREMEHEIKRSDRLATLGKLAANLAHEIRNPLAAMSGSIQMLNQDMSLSGENKHLMNIVLQEIDRLNHLITDFLMYARPTEPKRHTLDLKNVITETIALFRNTPKGTHNISIETEFYGDSVTDGDYMQLKQVFWNIFLNSAEAMPEGGVISVSMQNTNDAADGMIETRIRDTGPGINTKIRELVFDPFFSTKDGGTGLGLSTVRQIIETHGGSVVVGNADTSGTEIIIQLKGHKEAVSPADPAPKK